Proteins encoded by one window of Thermococcus sp.:
- a CDS encoding sugar nucleotide-binding protein yields the protein MILVFGGTGFVGSFVSSRLSSVDEVVLAVRKPGKSKFRQVRFSNPEEIPGLISRLNPDVVINFIGVLKGDYATAHVEIPKLISIGAEEIKARLIHTSAFGADENSGIPYFRTKALGEKAVRKVKSHAIVRPSLVLGPGQRIFRQALRFRVFPKVTARVQPIDLRDLAELYFRLIDSKNGTFNACGNEVVPLGELVGNVLKRARKRVLLLPFPRTIAKALGKVDKSFLMALEDNVCTQNHALEILGSLRPLEESLFWTAEGLR from the coding sequence GTGATTCTCGTCTTCGGCGGGACGGGCTTTGTGGGCTCTTTTGTTTCTTCCCGTCTTTCTTCGGTTGACGAGGTTGTTCTGGCAGTGAGAAAACCAGGGAAGTCGAAATTCAGGCAGGTAAGATTCAGTAACCCGGAGGAGATACCGGGTCTTATATCCAGGTTGAACCCCGACGTGGTTATCAACTTCATCGGCGTTTTGAAGGGGGACTATGCTACGGCCCACGTTGAAATCCCAAAGCTCATCTCCATCGGCGCGGAAGAGATAAAGGCAAGGTTAATCCACACGAGCGCCTTTGGGGCGGATGAAAACTCCGGGATACCTTACTTCAGAACGAAGGCCCTCGGTGAGAAAGCTGTGAGAAAGGTTAAAAGCCACGCGATAGTCAGGCCTTCCCTCGTCCTCGGGCCCGGTCAGAGGATTTTTCGACAGGCCTTGAGGTTCAGGGTTTTTCCAAAGGTGACTGCAAGGGTCCAGCCCATAGACCTGAGGGACCTTGCGGAGCTCTACTTCAGACTCATCGACTCAAAAAACGGAACCTTCAACGCCTGCGGTAATGAAGTCGTTCCCCTTGGGGAGCTGGTTGGTAACGTTCTCAAAAGGGCAAGAAAAAGGGTACTTCTCCTTCCGTTTCCGAGGACAATAGCGAAGGCACTCGGGAAGGTTGATAAGTCCTTCCTCATGGCACTGGAAGACAACGTTTGCACCCAAAACCACGCCCTGGAAATTCTTGGGAGCCTCAGGCCACTTGAAGAGTCGCTCTTCTGGACGGCGGAGGGGTTGAGATGA
- a CDS encoding ubiquinone/menaquinone biosynthesis methyltransferase, which translates to MVRELFNSIAERYDLVNRLTTLGLDKRWRRKACEIALTYVDVKKPRILDVACGTGDMIMCMRKRLERRGIPAKFYGLDCSERMLEIAKKKVPFAELKVGNAEEILFPDGSFDLVSVAFGLRNFSDREKAIGEIHRVLKRRGILLILEFSRSESLLGKLTWFYTRSVVPIIGGILTGNREAYNHLWRSIEAFPSPEELSMEFEKRGFKVLTMEWFFPRIAFVMVLEKV; encoded by the coding sequence TTGGTAAGGGAGCTCTTTAACAGCATAGCCGAGCGCTATGATTTAGTTAACAGGCTCACAACTCTTGGCCTCGATAAGAGGTGGCGGAGAAAGGCCTGTGAAATAGCCCTTACCTACGTAGACGTCAAAAAACCGCGCATTCTGGACGTTGCCTGCGGAACCGGGGATATGATAATGTGTATGAGGAAAAGGCTTGAGAGGAGAGGCATCCCGGCCAAATTCTACGGTCTGGACTGCAGTGAGCGAATGCTAGAAATAGCGAAGAAAAAGGTCCCCTTCGCGGAGCTTAAGGTGGGAAACGCCGAGGAGATTCTCTTCCCAGATGGGAGCTTTGACTTGGTGAGTGTAGCCTTCGGCCTGAGAAACTTCTCCGACAGGGAGAAAGCCATCGGAGAAATCCACCGTGTTTTAAAGCGGAGGGGAATTCTCCTCATCTTGGAGTTTTCCAGAAGTGAGAGTCTTCTCGGAAAACTGACGTGGTTCTATACAAGGAGCGTCGTTCCCATCATTGGAGGGATTTTAACGGGCAACAGAGAGGCTTATAACCATCTATGGCGTTCCATAGAGGCCTTTCCTTCCCCAGAGGAGCTTTCGATGGAGTTTGAGAAAAGAGGCTTTAAAGTGCTCACAATGGAGTGGTTCTTCCCAAGGATAGCCTTTGTCATGGTTCTGGAGAAGGTTTAG
- a CDS encoding flavodoxin domain-containing protein, with the protein MRILIVYTTRYGTTEKAVNLVKKLFEERNHKVEVAHVEENLSPVNYDLVVMAAPVYRDGPHWDLMEWVEKHRGELEDVPKVFFLVAMHLAGSVFMGKLHGGIAYAQPLIEAFEIPPFYGTLIGGEIDPDKLSEEDRRKMVRFYAVLGEKLEKKSLFNENDIEAFVRRVLLYYEWFGKHFKRGEVEKAKNFDFMEKVRELERTMG; encoded by the coding sequence TTGAGGATTCTCATCGTTTACACAACCCGTTATGGAACGACAGAAAAGGCTGTCAATCTGGTTAAAAAGCTCTTCGAGGAGAGAAATCATAAGGTTGAAGTTGCCCATGTTGAAGAAAACCTATCGCCCGTTAATTACGACCTTGTCGTCATGGCTGCTCCCGTTTACCGTGACGGTCCGCACTGGGATTTGATGGAGTGGGTTGAGAAACACAGGGGAGAGCTTGAGGACGTTCCGAAGGTGTTCTTCCTGGTGGCCATGCATTTAGCGGGTTCTGTCTTCATGGGAAAGCTTCACGGAGGAATAGCCTACGCTCAGCCATTGATAGAGGCCTTCGAGATTCCGCCCTTCTACGGGACGCTTATTGGAGGAGAGATAGACCCGGATAAGCTGAGCGAGGAAGACAGGAGGAAGATGGTCAGGTTCTACGCAGTTCTCGGTGAAAAGCTTGAGAAGAAAAGCCTTTTCAATGAGAATGACATCGAAGCGTTCGTGAGGAGGGTTTTACTCTACTACGAATGGTTCGGGAAGCACTTCAAACGAGGCGAGGTCGAAAAGGCCAAAAACTTCGATTTCATGGAAAAGGTGAGGGAGCTTGAGAGGACTATGGGCTGA
- a CDS encoding ABC transporter ATP-binding protein, with the protein MRGLWAEEVSYSYGDFRIDGVNLKVNPGELVALIGPNGAGKSTLLKLIYGTLKPYKGRVLVDGRDIHRLSPGERAKLLGFIPQNHVPTFPFKVLDFVLLGATPELGPFGTPGKKHRGKARELLKTFGLDSYAEKPYTSLSGGQIRLLLTARALMTSPRYLLLDEPTSELDLKNALLVLQTVKKLAREGVGVLLVIHDPNLAYLFADRLVLMRDGRIIAQGKPDEVFDEMLLSEAYGIELELIDCSGETVLRPRLEV; encoded by the coding sequence TTGAGAGGACTATGGGCTGAGGAAGTATCTTACTCCTACGGGGACTTCAGGATAGATGGGGTTAACCTTAAGGTTAATCCCGGTGAGCTGGTAGCTTTAATAGGGCCAAACGGAGCTGGAAAGAGCACATTGCTTAAGTTAATCTACGGAACGCTGAAGCCCTATAAAGGGCGGGTTTTGGTTGATGGGAGAGACATCCACAGGCTTTCACCAGGGGAGAGGGCCAAGCTTCTTGGCTTCATTCCTCAAAATCATGTTCCAACGTTCCCCTTCAAAGTTCTTGACTTCGTACTCCTCGGGGCTACTCCAGAACTGGGGCCGTTTGGCACTCCGGGCAAGAAGCACAGGGGAAAAGCCCGGGAACTTCTCAAAACGTTTGGCCTCGACTCCTACGCAGAAAAGCCCTACACCTCGCTGAGTGGGGGTCAGATAAGGCTCCTCCTGACGGCAAGGGCCTTGATGACATCGCCCAGATACCTCCTCCTCGACGAGCCGACGAGTGAGCTCGATTTGAAAAACGCCCTCCTCGTCCTGCAAACTGTGAAGAAGCTTGCGAGGGAAGGCGTTGGTGTTCTTTTAGTTATACACGACCCCAACTTAGCCTACCTCTTCGCCGACAGGCTCGTTCTGATGAGGGACGGAAGGATAATCGCCCAGGGAAAGCCGGATGAAGTCTTTGATGAGATGCTTTTAAGTGAGGCCTACGGAATAGAGCTTGAACTTATAGACTGCTCTGGTGAGACCGTTTTAAGGCCGAGGTTAGAGGTGTGA
- a CDS encoding UbiD family decarboxylase: MKDMRDYLDWLERKGELIRVEEELSPELEIPAFLRKVMYEKKGAVLFERVKGHPEWKAVGNLFTSVGTLREALGVSKLEEIGERPLKLLEGIPLGLSDKLSSLGRLKEIRTYLPKIVRKAEFTKNVIEEEPLNFIPAFKTWPKDASRYLTYPLICFSDPKGVNSISVYRVMLLDGRRGVVHWQVHKRGSQAWRDYLERNDGRMPVAIAIGSDVGTLLTAVSPVPYPMDKLLFAGFVRGKGLELYRLPNGVLVPANAEAVIEGYVDVNELSEEGPFGDHFGFYDKPSERNEFYPVFHAERLYYRDGPIYYGSVVGKPPLEDAVIGKAIERIFLPLMRMVLPEVVDVNFPEYGVFQGVAIVSIKKRYPGQGKKVLNALWGTGQMALTKVIIVVSEDINVHDINQVIWAVASFVNPERDVLVIPNAHTDALDPAVPTPPLGSKLGIDATRKLPLEMNGRTVEEVEEAPEVIRRLEELFRKYLGG; encoded by the coding sequence ATGAAGGACATGCGAGATTATCTCGACTGGCTTGAAAGAAAGGGCGAGCTTATCCGCGTTGAGGAGGAGCTTTCACCGGAGCTTGAGATTCCGGCCTTTCTGAGGAAGGTCATGTACGAAAAGAAGGGGGCCGTTCTCTTTGAGAGGGTTAAAGGCCATCCAGAGTGGAAGGCTGTTGGAAACCTCTTCACGAGCGTTGGAACCCTTAGAGAAGCCCTTGGTGTTAGCAAACTTGAGGAAATCGGCGAGAGGCCACTCAAACTCTTAGAGGGCATTCCGCTCGGCCTTTCTGACAAGCTCTCCTCCCTCGGAAGGCTGAAGGAGATTAGAACCTACCTCCCAAAAATCGTGAGAAAGGCGGAGTTCACGAAAAATGTAATCGAAGAAGAGCCATTGAACTTCATTCCAGCATTTAAGACGTGGCCAAAAGATGCCTCCCGCTATTTGACATATCCTCTCATCTGCTTCTCAGACCCAAAGGGAGTGAACTCAATCAGCGTTTACCGCGTTATGCTCCTCGATGGCAGGAGGGGAGTTGTCCACTGGCAGGTTCACAAGCGCGGAAGCCAGGCCTGGCGGGACTACCTTGAGAGGAACGACGGAAGAATGCCGGTGGCAATAGCGATAGGCTCTGACGTAGGAACCCTTCTAACGGCCGTCTCTCCGGTTCCCTATCCCATGGACAAGCTTCTCTTCGCAGGCTTTGTGAGGGGGAAAGGGCTTGAACTCTACCGCCTACCCAACGGCGTCCTCGTTCCGGCAAACGCTGAGGCAGTCATAGAGGGCTACGTTGACGTTAACGAGCTGAGCGAAGAGGGGCCCTTTGGAGACCACTTCGGCTTCTACGACAAACCAAGCGAGAGGAACGAGTTTTACCCTGTCTTCCACGCCGAAAGGTTGTATTACCGCGACGGCCCGATTTACTATGGTTCGGTCGTCGGGAAGCCACCTCTTGAGGATGCCGTCATCGGGAAAGCCATCGAGAGGATTTTCCTCCCGCTGATGAGGATGGTTCTGCCTGAAGTGGTTGACGTAAACTTCCCGGAGTACGGCGTCTTTCAAGGAGTGGCAATAGTTTCGATAAAGAAGCGTTATCCGGGTCAGGGCAAGAAAGTTCTCAATGCCCTCTGGGGAACGGGACAGATGGCGCTGACCAAGGTTATAATCGTCGTCAGCGAGGACATTAACGTCCACGACATAAACCAGGTCATCTGGGCGGTAGCTTCCTTCGTAAACCCAGAGAGAGACGTTTTGGTAATCCCGAACGCACACACAGACGCCCTTGACCCAGCGGTTCCAACCCCACCCCTTGGGAGTAAGCTGGGAATAGACGCTACGAGAAAGCTCCCGCTGGAGATGAACGGAAGAACCGTTGAGGAAGTTGAGGAGGCCCCCGAAGTCATTAGGAGGCTCGAAGAGCTTTTCAGAAAGTATCTGGGTGGTTGA
- a CDS encoding 4-hydroxybenzoate octaprenyltransferase yields the protein MTFDPGEVSKASRFHALMRLVRIEHTLFSLPYAYAGALLSGFHVTWREIILMSLALLGLRTAALAYNNIADMDIDSLNPRTWNRPLIKGAVKISDAWWLVVVGSVLYFVSAVLLNIWTALLSPIPWVLALAYPQSKRKHSFPHLHLGLTLAMAVAGGTIAVAGNASLVEALLRIPWAFFFGVLFWVAGFDTIYALMDYEFDVKHGVGSIPARFGIKKALDIALVFHLVAIVLFGLAIPLYGLGWVYLAGWLVASVLILYENYLARKSLENVPKAFNLNIPIGLILTLSAIADKLLGGV from the coding sequence ATGACCTTTGACCCCGGTGAAGTCAGTAAAGCAAGCAGGTTCCACGCCCTCATGAGGCTCGTCAGGATAGAGCACACGCTCTTCAGCCTGCCGTATGCTTATGCCGGAGCGCTCCTAAGCGGTTTCCATGTTACTTGGAGGGAAATAATACTCATGAGCCTCGCCCTCCTCGGGTTGAGGACAGCGGCTTTAGCCTACAACAACATAGCAGACATGGACATAGACAGTCTGAACCCGAGGACATGGAACAGGCCCCTGATTAAGGGAGCTGTAAAAATCAGCGACGCCTGGTGGCTCGTTGTTGTAGGCTCGGTTCTCTACTTTGTCTCGGCCGTTCTGCTAAACATCTGGACAGCTTTGCTCAGCCCGATTCCCTGGGTTCTGGCCCTCGCCTATCCCCAGAGCAAGAGGAAGCACAGCTTCCCGCATCTGCACCTCGGCCTAACCCTAGCCATGGCGGTAGCTGGAGGGACGATAGCCGTTGCTGGAAACGCTTCACTGGTTGAGGCCCTTCTGAGGATTCCGTGGGCCTTCTTCTTTGGGGTTCTCTTCTGGGTAGCGGGCTTCGACACAATCTACGCCCTCATGGACTACGAGTTTGATGTTAAGCATGGCGTTGGGAGCATCCCGGCAAGATTCGGGATAAAGAAGGCCCTTGACATCGCTTTGGTCTTCCACCTGGTAGCTATAGTCCTCTTTGGCCTTGCGATTCCCCTTTACGGTCTCGGATGGGTTTACCTTGCTGGATGGCTCGTTGCGAGCGTTCTAATCCTCTACGAGAACTATCTCGCCAGAAAAAGCCTTGAAAACGTTCCGAAGGCCTTCAACCTGAACATACCAATTGGGTTAATCCTTACGCTCTCCGCTATAGCGGACAAACTGCTTGGGGGGGTTTGA
- a CDS encoding ABC transporter permease, with amino-acid sequence MKRGWLYLFLFAVGSWVALARLYSTLIPGIGETLSFYSKVGYGLVLKSLLLTLYHSLSGFLIALGLTGGAILLALYSSEFRAFLSALNVFIQSVSVLVWTIIFIMLFGVTSTIAPILVTAMASFPALLSAGISSSENLLEKYRPLVVLLRPSKLQLYRHFIVPGTLPEMVSASRIAIGIALRISVVAEAFGSAGGIGYQLVYSYDLGIKAGVFAWALLLVILMITVDQLVLRRLELWVRRWYW; translated from the coding sequence ATGAAGCGTGGATGGCTTTATCTCTTCCTTTTTGCAGTGGGTTCGTGGGTGGCTCTTGCGAGGCTGTATTCCACGCTAATCCCCGGAATAGGTGAAACACTCTCCTTCTACTCGAAGGTTGGCTATGGTTTGGTTCTCAAATCCCTCCTCCTAACGCTCTACCACAGCCTTTCGGGCTTTCTCATAGCCTTAGGTCTAACGGGAGGTGCTATACTGCTAGCGCTCTACTCCTCAGAGTTCCGGGCATTTTTAAGTGCTTTAAACGTTTTCATCCAGAGCGTTTCCGTTCTAGTGTGGACGATAATCTTCATAATGCTCTTCGGCGTTACAAGCACAATTGCCCCAATCCTCGTTACAGCGATGGCATCTTTTCCTGCCCTTCTCTCCGCTGGAATAAGTTCGAGCGAAAACCTTCTCGAAAAATACCGTCCACTCGTAGTTCTCCTCAGACCATCGAAGCTTCAGCTTTACAGACACTTCATAGTCCCAGGAACCCTCCCGGAGATGGTATCGGCGAGTAGAATAGCGATAGGCATCGCCCTTAGGATAAGCGTCGTTGCCGAGGCCTTCGGCTCGGCCGGCGGAATAGGCTACCAGCTCGTTTACTCCTACGACCTTGGGATTAAGGCGGGTGTTTTTGCGTGGGCACTCCTCCTTGTGATACTTATGATAACGGTAGACCAGCTCGTTCTGAGGAGGCTTGAACTATGGGTGAGACGCTGGTACTGGTAA
- a CDS encoding ABC transporter substrate-binding protein yields MKWKAVLLVGILLVSVLGAGCIGSSNTSTTATPTQKEVTVKDLVGRSVTVKVPVQRAVILSTSALEMVQLLNASNQVVGIPAEARGDAFLSAELKNKTVVGKMLKIDDWEKVLALKPDLIVNLYLKKFYDVDEFLNRSASYGIPVIMLREDKLEDIPKAVSLLGKLFGKEKEARAFEEYFNEQVAEVKAIASKIPAEDRKKVVMIQPIMGKYYLVNGNDVLAQAVRLVGGDYMVNITFNGYTPVRVPMDKEKIIASYKDADVIILLTSAVTPYEKIEELKKEILSDDAWRQIKAVREGNVIILRADMGKDSFLRWSPRMAVGIWVIGKAVYPNYYPSWEDKAKEFLQKFYPFLS; encoded by the coding sequence ATGAAGTGGAAAGCGGTTTTACTCGTCGGAATCCTGCTGGTTTCGGTTCTCGGTGCTGGCTGCATTGGAAGTTCGAACACCTCCACAACGGCAACCCCCACCCAAAAGGAAGTAACCGTCAAGGACTTAGTTGGGAGAAGCGTAACCGTGAAGGTTCCCGTCCAGAGAGCGGTAATCCTGTCAACTTCGGCCCTTGAGATGGTCCAGCTCCTCAACGCGAGCAATCAGGTCGTTGGAATCCCAGCGGAGGCAAGGGGAGATGCCTTCCTCAGTGCGGAACTGAAGAACAAAACCGTCGTTGGTAAGATGCTTAAGATAGACGACTGGGAGAAGGTTTTGGCATTAAAGCCCGACCTCATCGTGAACCTCTACCTCAAGAAGTTCTATGACGTTGACGAATTCCTCAACAGGTCGGCAAGCTACGGGATTCCTGTGATAATGCTCCGCGAGGATAAGCTTGAGGACATTCCGAAGGCCGTTTCTCTACTTGGGAAACTCTTCGGGAAGGAGAAGGAAGCCAGAGCCTTCGAGGAATACTTCAACGAGCAGGTGGCCGAGGTTAAGGCGATAGCCTCGAAGATACCGGCAGAGGACAGAAAGAAGGTAGTGATGATACAGCCGATAATGGGGAAGTATTACCTCGTCAACGGCAACGACGTTTTAGCTCAGGCGGTAAGGCTTGTCGGTGGGGACTACATGGTGAACATCACCTTCAACGGTTACACACCGGTTAGGGTGCCGATGGACAAGGAGAAGATAATCGCCAGCTACAAGGACGCGGACGTGATAATCCTTCTAACAAGTGCAGTAACGCCGTACGAGAAGATTGAGGAGCTTAAAAAGGAGATTCTGAGCGACGATGCGTGGAGGCAGATAAAGGCTGTCCGTGAGGGCAACGTCATAATACTGAGGGCCGATATGGGGAAAGATTCCTTCCTCCGGTGGAGCCCGAGGATGGCCGTCGGAATATGGGTCATCGGAAAGGCAGTCTATCCCAACTACTACCCCAGCTGGGAGGACAAAGCTAAGGAGTTCCTCCAGAAGTTCTATCCCTTCCTCTCCTAA
- a CDS encoding ATP-binding cassette domain-containing protein encodes MGETLVLVRNLKKSFNGEKILGEIDLDVKWGEVVGIVGPNGTGKSTLVKILAGVEKPDSGEVSVKGKLSVVYQEDYLLPWKRLRDNICLGLRFRERECKLVAIAKRLGIEEFLDRYPKDVSGGTRRKVAIARALLLDFDVLILDEPFTGLDENSKETLISIIMELANSGKAVLVVSHQLEELFRVAHRVYVLGGRPATVKKILRREELGKGAL; translated from the coding sequence ATGGGTGAGACGCTGGTACTGGTAAGGAATCTGAAAAAATCCTTCAACGGCGAGAAAATCCTCGGTGAGATAGACCTCGATGTTAAGTGGGGCGAAGTTGTGGGCATAGTCGGGCCGAACGGGACAGGGAAAAGCACCCTCGTGAAGATTTTAGCCGGCGTTGAAAAGCCCGATTCCGGCGAGGTCTCGGTTAAAGGAAAGCTCTCGGTCGTTTATCAGGAGGACTACCTCCTCCCATGGAAGAGGCTCCGCGACAATATCTGCCTCGGTTTGAGGTTCAGGGAGAGAGAATGCAAACTAGTAGCTATTGCCAAAAGGCTCGGCATAGAGGAATTCCTTGATAGATACCCCAAGGATGTCAGCGGGGGAACACGAAGGAAAGTGGCAATAGCAAGGGCTTTACTCCTCGATTTCGACGTCCTGATTTTGGATGAACCCTTTACAGGACTAGACGAGAACTCTAAGGAAACACTTATTTCAATAATTATGGAATTAGCCAATTCTGGAAAAGCTGTTTTGGTGGTCTCGCACCAGCTTGAGGAGCTTTTTAGAGTCGCCCACAGGGTTTATGTCCTCGGAGGAAGGCCAGCAACCGTTAAGAAAATCCTGCGGAGGGAGGAACTTGGTAAGGGAGCTCTTTAA
- a CDS encoding iron ABC transporter permease has translation MRRLALIILPSLAVFLGIFVGSYPTNPLHLTPGAVTIIREIRLPRTLMGISAGIALSLGGMTLQAVFRNPLVDTYILGVSSGVALGAAIAVAFLPFAGLAPLALLFGLLAVFLAYWMARINGRVSTVSLILAGIIITALFSALLSLLELLLPSESLSALVVWLMGSLSNADWRTVAYSFPGVLTLALLLFLLRWNLNAMSLGDEAELLGLNIHLWRGLFVFISALMTTFVVSFTGIIGWVGLMVPHMARMLVGPEHSKLIPATISIGITVMVLADVVVRLLPGDVPVGIITTLVGVPFFGYLLRKTGGGWS, from the coding sequence ATGAGAAGGCTGGCCCTCATAATCCTGCCATCACTCGCGGTATTCCTCGGAATCTTCGTGGGGAGTTATCCAACCAATCCCCTTCACCTAACTCCGGGAGCCGTAACGATAATCCGGGAAATCAGACTTCCAAGGACTTTGATGGGCATCTCCGCGGGAATAGCTCTCTCGTTGGGTGGCATGACCCTGCAGGCCGTTTTTCGAAATCCCCTGGTTGACACCTACATCCTAGGCGTTTCCTCTGGAGTGGCCCTAGGTGCGGCAATAGCCGTTGCCTTTTTGCCCTTCGCCGGCCTTGCTCCGCTCGCGCTCCTCTTCGGCCTCTTAGCTGTTTTCCTCGCCTACTGGATGGCGAGGATAAACGGTAGAGTTTCCACAGTTTCCCTGATTCTCGCGGGGATAATCATTACTGCCCTCTTCTCGGCTCTTCTTTCGCTCCTCGAACTCCTCCTTCCGAGCGAGAGTTTGTCGGCTCTTGTGGTATGGCTGATGGGCAGTCTCTCAAACGCAGACTGGAGAACAGTGGCCTACTCCTTCCCCGGAGTTCTCACACTTGCTCTTCTCCTCTTCCTCCTCCGCTGGAACCTCAACGCGATGAGCTTGGGCGATGAGGCAGAGCTTTTGGGCCTGAACATTCACCTCTGGAGGGGTCTTTTCGTTTTTATATCAGCCTTAATGACTACTTTCGTTGTTTCTTTCACGGGGATAATCGGCTGGGTTGGATTAATGGTTCCCCACATGGCAAGGATGCTCGTCGGCCCGGAGCACTCAAAGCTCATCCCCGCGACAATCTCAATCGGAATAACCGTGATGGTTCTGGCTGATGTCGTTGTGAGGCTCCTCCCCGGTGATGTTCCTGTTGGGATAATAACGACTCTGGTAGGGGTTCCATTCTTCGGTTATCTGCTGAGAAAAACAGGGGGTGGATGGAGTTGA
- a CDS encoding class I SAM-dependent methyltransferase has translation MRYNLASYVYEPINTLLEKPTGIRKARRELIGKAYGKVIELGVGTGLNLPLYREDVEVIGIDVSEGMLKKAERKKSPAKVKLLRGDARSLPFPDESFDTAVSTFFLCVVPEKERVLSEIKRVLKPDGLLLTMECSPTRNPVFWNFLRGLSSLTSKITGTDFRIDIGELLRRNGFEVIEEKNLVNGAVRILVAKPSPEP, from the coding sequence ATGAGATACAATTTAGCGAGTTATGTCTACGAACCAATAAACACCCTCCTCGAAAAGCCGACCGGGATAAGAAAGGCTAGAAGGGAGTTAATTGGCAAGGCCTATGGTAAGGTTATAGAGCTCGGCGTCGGAACCGGGTTAAACCTTCCACTTTACCGCGAAGACGTTGAAGTTATTGGGATTGACGTTAGTGAGGGTATGTTAAAGAAAGCTGAGAGGAAGAAAAGCCCGGCCAAAGTAAAGCTCTTAAGGGGGGATGCCCGCTCCCTGCCATTCCCCGATGAGAGCTTCGACACCGCCGTTTCCACCTTCTTCCTCTGCGTCGTCCCGGAAAAGGAGAGGGTTTTGAGTGAGATAAAGCGTGTTCTAAAGCCCGATGGACTTCTTCTCACGATGGAATGCTCTCCGACGAGAAACCCAGTCTTCTGGAATTTTTTGAGAGGACTAAGCTCGTTGACTAGTAAAATAACCGGAACGGATTTCAGGATTGATATTGGGGAACTCCTCAGGAGAAACGGCTTTGAGGTCATTGAGGAGAAGAACCTTGTAAACGGGGCCGTCAGGATTTTGGTCGCTAAACCTTCTCCAGAACCATGA
- a CDS encoding ABC transporter substrate-binding protein — MRRLIALLLVGLVVLTAGCVGSNSTETTSTAELPTVKAATLLGGISTLDIMQAKGFDEKNGFHVKVLRLAKTPDIIAALEKGETDFAVIPAEMAAKLAQSGVDIKIIGVDMFQNQAIIGREKMNPEDLRGKKIGAVVASGTFKLFQAYMKVLYNITPNDYTVVNVPPGSIEDSLKDVDAVVIWEPMVSQLIVKNYTVIATFSKLWDEADDEDIVEGPPVMLVWVVRGDFLKKHRELVDAFIKAQLESANYWKEHPEETKKILGNLYHLDEKTLNILYSRTEVNDDELDEDLIKGIKSEWYLAYLGGYLKKNPENLDIFYRG, encoded by the coding sequence ATGAGGCGCCTAATTGCGTTGCTCCTCGTTGGCCTTGTCGTTTTAACCGCGGGATGTGTAGGGTCAAACTCCACGGAAACAACGAGCACAGCTGAGCTCCCAACGGTGAAAGCGGCTACCCTGCTGGGAGGAATAAGCACGCTGGACATAATGCAGGCCAAGGGCTTCGACGAGAAGAACGGCTTCCACGTTAAGGTTCTCCGTCTGGCCAAAACGCCGGACATAATAGCGGCTCTTGAGAAGGGTGAGACTGACTTCGCGGTAATTCCTGCTGAGATGGCAGCGAAGTTAGCTCAGAGTGGCGTTGACATAAAAATCATCGGGGTTGACATGTTCCAAAACCAAGCCATAATTGGGAGGGAAAAGATGAATCCTGAAGACCTTAGAGGTAAGAAGATTGGGGCCGTCGTTGCCTCGGGCACGTTCAAGCTCTTTCAGGCTTATATGAAGGTGCTCTACAACATAACGCCGAATGACTACACCGTTGTTAACGTCCCGCCCGGCTCAATCGAGGACTCTCTGAAAGACGTTGACGCAGTTGTCATCTGGGAGCCGATGGTGAGCCAACTCATAGTCAAAAACTACACCGTGATAGCGACGTTCTCCAAGCTGTGGGATGAAGCGGACGACGAGGACATAGTTGAGGGCCCTCCTGTCATGCTCGTCTGGGTCGTTCGCGGAGACTTCCTCAAAAAGCACAGAGAACTCGTCGATGCCTTCATAAAAGCTCAGCTGGAGAGCGCTAACTACTGGAAGGAACACCCCGAGGAGACAAAGAAAATACTCGGAAACCTCTACCATCTCGACGAAAAAACCCTAAATATACTCTACTCCCGGACAGAGGTCAACGACGATGAACTCGACGAGGACCTCATCAAGGGAATCAAGAGCGAGTGGTATCTTGCTTACCTCGGGGGTTATCTGAAAAAGAACCCCGAAAACCTCGACATATTCTACAGGGGCTGA